In the Henningerozyma blattae CBS 6284 chromosome 8, complete genome genome, one interval contains:
- the TBLA0H03610 gene encoding uncharacterized protein (similar to Saccharomyces cerevisiae GCR1 (YPL075W); ancestral locus Anc_8.543) produces MDLYQTATNNTNEKTPPGISSSLKSTVENQLRHYLKQQDKLASNFNSPALVSGFSTIVQFLLQYYCNVDLIDVASIKLIDMYTTNKNANMLIVRKTQLTQSTGLVKAEYYQELQRDEDITQCPVFALTMFMFLVWHNPKIPITAQNFESFPLLDPSSIINNIFNPLKSHIYSTPENLTDQNDFLINKKLRFDNNGNNFDKVLSNMVFPWLPKLRSDMKYYHRTNFKLYSFCNLFEFFGRVFIQDCTYLSRSPNIYGNLLHYVQSFFPQFENILHSKSINDTHAGSNTKNVCSSNNFKDELSENKKILDKQIQDTLERNIFLGRAVDDMQNDLSAMKMSCNTMIDLQLKVLNNLQSEQEDNRLQNNKNNSLNSTSVTSENIRKPQESSSLTIPSQTYPSKLNRTDIQATSLTRSSIESQKPKTPPSIDMSGSKSVHILPPIINKTPTAPKNKTDNPSIQFLSPGLSVTVSSSHSFKANALQSLTNDINIGNYKLNTNITSPKTIKNLVTSASHETDHVMPKLQQKHLLQSLPESDNNGITQYKKQKITPLKINNEPQNNSMDYRPFISGSNNDSSTQSITAPRPSIPIPNSFSPSSNNISTTTNNDINPPEKDNTTYLKNSFAATIWDVYRDWYIGSSGTLSIKEQLINNNFNINLVKKNVFNFEAKSLLMKYVEMECSNSISNGRFSDSNKTRDEIRKIIVRDVDSFMNLNGMTLETLILHLNNSTRQNTSIYKDLKTWEVNTLNDN; encoded by the coding sequence ATGGACTTGTATCAAACCGCTACGAATAATACCAATGAAAAAACTCCGCCAGGTATTTCTTCTTCGTTAAAATCAACAGTTGAAAATCAACTAagacattatttaaaacaacaGGATAAATTAGcttcaaatttcaattcacCTGCCCTTGTTTCTGGATTTTCAACAATTgttcaatttcttcttcaatacTACTGTAATGTTGACTTAATCGATGTTGCatctattaaattaatagataTGTATACAACTAATAAGAATGCAAATATGTTGATCGTAAGAAAAACGCAATTAACGCAATCAACAGGATTAGTAAAAGCAGAATATTATCAAGAATTACAAAGAGATGAAGACATTACACAATGTCCTGTGTTTGCTTTAACCATGTTTATGTTTTTAGTTTGGCATAATCCCAAGATTCCTATCACTGctcaaaattttgaaagttTCCCACTATTAGATCCCAGTtcaatcattaataatatctttaaccCATTAAAAAGTCATATATATTCAACTCCTGAAAACCTCACAGAtcaaaatgattttttaatcaataagaaattacgatttgataataatggaaaCAATTTTGATAAGGTTTTGAGTAATATGGTATTTCCTTGGCTGCCAAAATTAAGAAGTGATATGAAATATTACCACAGaactaattttaaattatattcgttttgtaatttatttgaattctttGGACGTGTATTTATTCAGGATTGTACTTATTTATCTCGAAGTCCAAATATATATGGAAATTTACTTCATTATGTACAGTCTTTCTTTCctcaatttgaaaatattttgcaCTCAAAGAGTATTAACGACACTCATGCAGGGtcaaatacaaaaaatgtATGCtcaagtaataattttaaagatgaattaagtgagaataaaaaaattcttgataAACAAATACAAGATACATTAGAacgaaatatttttttaggGCGTGCCGTTGATGATATGCAAAACGATTTATCTGCCATGAAAATGAGCTGCAATACAATGATAGATCTACAATTAAAAGTacttaataatttacaatcTGAACAGGAAGATAACcgtttacaaaataataaaaataatagtttaaACTCAACTTCTGTAACAAGTGAAAATATAAGGAAACCACAAGAGAGTTCTTCACTGACAATCCCTTCTCAAACTTACCCCTCTAAATTAAATCGCACAGATATACAAGCTACATCACTTACACGTTCCAGTATAGAGTCACAAAAACCCAAAACACCCCCTTCAATAGATATGTCAGGAAGCAAATCTGTCCACATATTACCTCCAATTATCAACAAAACGCCAACGGCCCCAAAGAATAAAACAGATAACCCCTCTATTCAATTTTTGTCACCCGGCTTGAGTGTTACTGTTTCAAGTTCTCATTCTTTTAAAGCAAATGCTCTGCAAAGTTTGactaatgatattaatattggaaATTACAAATTGAATACTAATATCACATCACCAAAAACGATTAAAAACTTGGTTACATCAGCAAGTCATGAAACAGATCATGTCATGCCAAAACTCCAACAAAAGCATTTACTTCAATCGTTGCCTGAGTCCGATAATAATGGAATTACTCAATataagaaacaaaaaattactcctttaaagataaataacGAACcacaaaataattctatgGATTATAGACCTTTCATATCTGGGTCAAATAATGACTCATCTACCCAATCGATTACAGCTCCACGCCCATCGATACCAATACCTAATTCATTTAGTccttcatcaaataatattagcactactactaataatgatataaatCCACctgaaaaagataatacgacatatttgaaaaattcatttgcAGCAACTATATGGGATGTTTATAGAGATTGGTATATTGGCTCCTCTGGAACGCTTTCGATTAAAGAACAATTAATcaataacaattttaatataaatttggtcaaaaaaaatgtttttaattttgaagcTAAAAGTTTACTAATGAAATATGTTGAGATGGAATGTAGTAATTCTATCTCGAATGGAAGGTTCTCAGATTCCAATAAAACACGGGATGAGATCAGAAAAATAATCGTTCGAGATGTCGATAGTtttatgaatttgaatGGTATGACTTTGGAAACATTAATCTTACATCTGAATAATTCTACACGTCAAAACACATCTATATACAAAGACTTGAAAACCTGGGAAGTTAATACCCTTAATGATAACTAA